The DNA sequence GTCTAGTGATGGACTGGAGGATCTCGAATGAGCCCTCTGGTTCTGATCACAGACAAATACGTCTCTTTGCCACATATCGGAGGACAAATGGACGCGTAATCCAAAAAAGACCGATTGGGATGGATATATCACTGCTCTATCAGCCAGTCTCGTCAGTCCCATCCAAATTCGTTAACAAGAATGATCTTGACGCGGCGGCACTTTTCATGAAGGGCGCCATAATAGATGCCTATGAAGCAAACTGTCCGCTGAGGACGAGCCAGTCCTCTACCAAAGTTCCCTGGTGGAGCAAGGAGCTTACGAAGCTCAAGTTGAAGACTAGGAGACTCTTCAACAAAGCCAAGAATTCTGGGTCCGCAGCCTGCTGAGAAGCCTTTAGAAGTGCACGGCGGGAGTACAATAAAGCCATAACCTCAGCTACAAATGACAAAACTGAAAGAATTTCTGTGAAAGCATGGAGAGCCTCCCAGAAGCATCCAGACTTAATAGCTCTGATAGTCGCTCGCAAATGGGCTGTCTCAAACACCCAAACGGACATTAAACTGAATCTTTAACACTCCTGATGGAGACTCACTTTCCGGATTTTCAACTTCTGACATCACAACACCCCTCTTTCAAGGCGCTTATATCCAGGGATGGTTACAAGCCCAGGTCGCTAGCGGCAAAGGTGGTGTATCCGAAAGGTGTGGAGTAGGCCATCCGGTTCTTTGACCCCTACAAAGTACCGAGCCCAGATGGAATCTACCCCATCCTTCTTAAAGAGGGGTTGGGACCTCTGTTGGGCCTCCTTACAAAAATCTTTAGAGCTAGCATAGCTCTAAGACACGTCCCACCAGCCTGGAGTGGCACTAGAGTGTGCTTCATTTCAAAGCCAGGTAGAAACGGCCATATTATGGCTAAAGATTTTAAACCCATCAGCCTTACCTCctttttgttaaaaacattAGAGAGATTGGTTGAGGGCTTCATAAAAACAGAGCCTCTGGTTCGTAAACCCTTGTCTTCATGTCAGTACGCCTACAAGGAGGACAGGTCTACAGACTCTGCCCTACATCACCTTATGAGCAGTATTGAAACTCAACTCACAGCCCAGGGCTACGCCCTAGGCGTCTTCTTAGATATTGAGGGAGCTTTTGATAGCACCTCTTATCCGGTTATTATAAGAGCCATGGGCAACCATGACATACCAGCCGCTATTATTGACTGGACATTAAGCATGTTGACAGGCAGACTTCTAACTGTCAATCAGGGAAACTTGACTCTGAGAGGTGTCTCCGCGAAAGGCTGCCCGCAGGGTGGGGTTCTGTCTCCACTCCTGTGGTGCCTTGTGGTGGATGAGCTCCTAGTCAATCTGCAGAAAGCCAGTCTCCGAGTATATGGCTATGCTGACGATGTAGCCATCGTGCTAAGAGATGGCTTTCGAGAATCGTTCAAAACTGGTGAGGCTAGAGGTCTAACGATAAACCCGAATAAGACTGAAGTCATGATCTTTACCAGGAAATACAAGCCAGAAAGCATCGACGCGCTAAAACTCTGGAACAAAGAAATACAGTTTTCCTCTTCCATAAAATATTTGGGTGTCCACTTGATCCCAAATTGAACTGGAACTATCATCTTGAAGTGAAAAGAAAGACATTCTACATCTCTTTTTGGGTATGTAGAAGAACGATGAGCGCTACCTGGGGGATCAAGCCCAGCATTGCGTTATGGATCTACAAGTCTGTTCTGCTGCCGAGGATAACGTATGCGGCGGTGGTCTGGTGTAGAAAAAGTGGGAGCAAGGAACCTGCTGAAAAGTTTACAAGGTGGATACCTAAGGGCAGCAGTAGGGGCCATGAAAACCACCCCAACAGAGGCGCTGAAAGGTAGGCCTTTGCATTCCTCTGCTTAACTAGGGGATCATCTGTGCGGCCAAGTCGGCGGCTTACAGATTATACTGTCAAAAGGAATGAAGATACGCTGAACCTGGAACACACCAGACTAAGCTTTTTTCAAGATCGCCCTCTCACCCTGGAACAGGATAGATCGACCAGGAAATACCATCTAGAAAAGACTTTCAAGGTTCTTATACCAGATAGGGCAGACTGGAAGAATCAATGTTTTATTGACCACCTGAGTCCAGACGTATGGTATATACAGACAGTTCAGGCAACAATGGTCGCTATGGAGCAGGCATATATGCTTTAAAGTACAATCACAAAACAAGCATTCCCATAGGGGGACTGACCACGGTCTTTCAAGCTGAAGTCTTAGCCATTTTGAAATGCGCTAACCTACAAATCACTACCGGGGCGggtaaaaaaacattgttgTATGCTCGGACAGCCGAGCAGCCCTGGGTGCTCTTGCTAAACCTACCACGGAATCCTCCCTGGTTTGGGATTGCATGCAAGCACTCAATCGACTTGAGGAACACAACAAGGTTACCTTGATATGGGTACCGGGTCACCAAGATATCCAAGGCAATGAGGTGGCGGACGATTTAGCAAAAGCAGGCACCCTTGAGGATCCTGCTGAACAGATCGTAGGAGTCCTTTTTGCTCTGGGCAAAAGAATCATTGTGGGACACCAACGAGCGCCTCGCGAGGGAGAGGGACTCCGCCGGAGATGATCTCCGGAAAGAGGTCTCCTTCCTCAGGAGAGAGCTGGAACAGAGCTGGAAAGAAATCGAGGCCCTTAGGGCGGAGAGGTTCTGCTCTGTTGCCGCTGCGGCTCCTGCCCTTGCCCCATCCAAGGTTATCAATGTGGAGAAGGTCTACTTGGACGTTCATGGCCTAAGGAATGCAAGAGTCCCTCCCCAAAGAGATGAGGTCTCCCACCCCACGGGCCAGGAAGAACTGATGGAGACGGAGCGAGTGGGAgtcatttgaccacgttgttATTGACCACAGATacttttgaccacgttgcatttgaccacgttacttccccttaaacctctgatcctacggcaaaatttgagagtggaggtataattcccctttcgcagtcgtagcatgagaggatttttttcgtaggataagagggtCGTAAGATAAATGATCCGACTGTATGATGTTAGACTGAAATCACATGGTGCGGAATAGAAGTACGGAATAGAAAATGCGTCATAGAAACAGCCAATCAGAGCTTAAGAAGACATTGCGGCAAAGTTCTAATTGGCTGTTTCTATGACGCACTCTCTATTCCGCATCATGTGATTTCAGCCTTAAAACAAGAACAAACGCGAGGTTAGGATATCTGTTATATCTGGAGTAAGCATAGAAGAACGTTatgttagaatatttttaatatttaaataataaagtattatttaataaaatgtagaaaataataaattattatttaaataaaaatattcttacataGCGTTCTTCTACAATACCTACTCTAGATACGACAGATATTCCAACCTTTGTTTTAATATCATGattgaaataatagaaatattctaacagagcGTTTATCTAGACACCTACTCCAAGTGACAGATATCCTAACCTCGCGTTCGCCcctgttttaatatatttcgtgtTTTTAGTATCAAATATTTGGGGTGGGAATCTATTGACCACGTCGTCAATTGGCCAATTTAAAATTAGgctctctgattggttaatcgttgctgatgacTCTAGGTATAAAGTTTACGGGATATTGTTCCTTTTCACGATATAACTTTggataagaaatttttgttaacaTAACATACTGGAGTATTTTAGCAACGTCAGACAAGTGGACGTATGACACACTTCGAATTGACGGAATCTACCAtcacattttgtttttacttacaattagagtcCTATATAAACAGAGAAGCGACATCGGCATCGCGATTTCTGATTGGTGATACCCCTACCTAATTGAAGCAGCTATATTGAGCCCCAAAATGGAGATAAACATATGCAGCATGCAGCATGTGTTTAGCTAGTGTTTAGgttagatataatattgtaattgtcATTAGAAATAgacatcatataatatatatgtatttaatgtataatatatatttaatttatatcgtttattttttaactttcagtctctaaatataataatataaaaaaattaatataataaatataaagagatgGTACGAGTGTGCGAAGTTTTTGGCTGTCTTGTTCGGGAAGGTTAAGGATTaagattatattcaatataattaaaatgattgtaTATGCAATACATCACTTACATTTTTgcgtaacatttttaattgttattattacttgaaagagagagagagagagagagagagagagagagagagagagaaagcgagagattatcagatatatttaataaaaaaattgtaacacgTTTATAACCTCATATAAACGGAGTATGTGTTTACTAAAGTACTGGAGCGGGCACAATATGGCGGTGCGGGAGGTGGTGGTGGGGGATCGATGTCGCTTCTCTGTTATATAGGACTCTACTCACAATCAGTAatcggacactctgtatatacaggatgtccgtAGTGATTCGCGTTTCACCGCTCGTTAGCAGATAGAGTATGTGAAACTGAGAAGAaaattcgtaataattattaaaagtaataaacaaaattgtctCGGCACGTGAGAAGCGGTAGCCGCACGGGAGCGGCGAGCGACGGAGACGTGACACGTGGCATATGATACTGCACcgaaaagtattattattttgttttttcggCGATAGTAAAATGACGCAAAAATGATGATGTCGCGTGTTGCGTGTAAGACACCCTAcgtatacagagtgtcccataattcgTGAACCACCCGTCAGGTGCAGGTGaagtaggttaaactgagcaaaaaatgTTACAGATAGTATAAGGTATTAAGACGAAAAAAATCACATGCATTAAACGAAGCGCGCACTATGGcaggtattcatagtccgttcttatattcAAGCTTGTCTTAAGTAAagtcttaaaattctattcggcCATCTGATTGGTTGAACGTAGTCTTAAGTCAACtaaatgcaacgtggtcaaatgcaacgtggtcaagcgcaacgtggtcaaatgcgacgtggtcaaatgcgacGCGTGGTCAAAcgcaacgcgtggtcaatcgtaacgtggtcaaatgcaacgtggtcaaaagcaacgtggtcaaaagtATCTGTGGTCAACAACAATGTGGTCAAATGAGACGTTCACGACGGAGAGCCCTCCCCCGTACCCCTCGTATCCCCCGATCTCGAGCGCCCAGTGCTCGAGCACCCCCCGGGAGTACTGACGAGCATGCTCGTCGCCAGATTGGGAGCCTGAAGAAGGACATGGAGGAAATCAAAATCCTCCTGAGGAACTTGATTTCCTCTCGCAAAGGCCCTAAGGAGCCCTCGGATGAGGCTCCTAAGCCGAGGAAGAAAGAGGTTGCCGGCGCGAAGGAGAGTAAGGGAGAGGTCATCTCTCCCCCAGACCCCAAAGCCCCAAAGGGCAAGAAAGTACACGAGGCGAGTAGGAGACAAGCTCCAGCCTCGAGTAGGAAGAAAGAGTAATAAAGGGGGGGGAGGTGGATCCAACACCCCCGCCGCCAACACCACTCACATCCCCACCTCTCCCACTGTCCCCTGGGCTCAGCGGGCTGAGGAGGCAGACCGGTGCCGATGCCCCATCCCCGGCAACCGCTAAGCCGCAGGTGGAGACCTGGACCACTGTGGTCGGGAGGAAGAAGGAACGAAAAAGCGGAAGCACGACCGCTCCCCCCTCTGCATCCCCTCCTTCCTCGAAGGTGAGGGACactgccccccccccccgaacCCCAACGCCTGGAGCGAAAAGGAAGACCTCGGGGAAGACCACTGCAGCCAATAAACCAGTTGCTAGGAAGCAGCCACGGTCGGCTGCGGTGGTGGTCATTTGTGCCAAGGGGGATTATTGCGACACTATACGCCTTGCGCGCAGCAAGGTCGCCCTGGCGGGGCTAGGTATAGACGTTATCAAGACGAGGAAAGCCATCACTGGTGCCCTTGTCCTGGAGATCCCCGGGGTCGAAAGCGGAGAGAGGGCCGCTAAACTGGCCTCTGCCTTGCAAGAGGCCCTCGAGGTAAGAAAAGGAGTTAAAGTTTTGCGCCCTGTCAAGACGGCGGAAATTAGAATCCGCTGCCTTGATGAATCCATTGCCGCGGTGGAGCTGGCCGCGGAAGTAGCGCTGGCTGGCGGGTGCGGGGCGGCCGACATCAAAGTTGGCCGCTTCACACAGGCAGCTAATGAGCTTAGAGCCGTCATAGTTACATGCCCCGTCCCGGCGGCAAACAAACTTGCCAAAGCTGAAACGATCCAGATTGGATGGAGTAGAGGGACGGTCGAGCTACTGCCCGTCCGCCCTCTACAATGTTACTGTTGCCACGCGCGTGGCCACGTGCAGGCTGTATGCATTGCGGCGGACAGGAGCCAGCAGTGCTACCGCTGCGGCGAGACCGGGCATGCTGTCTCGGACTGCACCAAACAGCCCAACTGGCCGGTCTGCAAGGAGAGGGGGCTCCAAAGGCGGGCCACAAAGCCGGGGGACCGGCATGCCCTCTTCCccctaaaaaaaagaaggtgAAAACTTCCCCCTTTCCTCCTTCGGGTGGAGAGGAGGTGGCCCTGCCCTTCACCTCTCCCGAGGTGACCCCGGCGCCACACAAGGGGGAGCCGAGCAAGGCTCAAAAGAAGAGGTCAGGGGAGCAGGAACTTCCTCCCTAGACAGCTCGACACTATTGGTGTGGGAAAGAGGAAGCGTCTCCGAGAAGTTATCGGAGACGCCTCCAACGAGAATAAGATGGAGGTGGTGGAGATGGTGCAGGTCACACCTAATACCCTCACCTCTTTCATGGAGGCAGAAACGAATGGCGGCAACTTAACCGCCGAATGCGGGGAGGGAGATCTCACTCACAATGAATAGAGCTCCCTCCTTCCCAATTCTGCAGGCGAACCACAACCACTCCTACTAAGCCCACGATTTATTCTCACAATCCATGGTAGAGAGTGGTTGTGGCTTGGGAGTAGTCGCCGATCCCGTACGGGCCCCACCTGATGACGACCGCTGGGTGGGTGATACCTTGGGATCGGTGGCTATTGTAGCCGGATCCGCTGCAGATGCCTTTCTCCCCGTTTTGCGTGCCCGGAGGGAGGGATTTGTAGCGGCGGACTGGAAGCCCATCACGGTGGTGAGGGTGTACCTCCCCCCCCAGCCTGTCCATTCGGGAATACGGCGGCCGTCTAGACGAGCTGGCCGCCTGCTTTCGCGGCCTGGCACCGCGCCCGGCCGTGGCGGGGGACTTCAACGCCCACTCACCTATGTGGGGTTCCCCGCGAACGAATCCCAATGGAAGGCTGGTGGAGACTTAGGCCGTTGTCGAGGACCTTCGGATCCTTAATCAGGGCAGCGGCAACACATTCGTAGGGTACCGGGGCGGTTCTATCGTGGATCTCACGTGGGCTAGCCCCGCTGCTCTGCGAAGGGTGTCGGAGTGGCGCGTGCTGGACCACGTAGAAACCGAATCAGACCACTTATACTTCTGGTTGCGGGTGGTCCTCACGCGCGACGGCACCATACCCCCGCCAACAACGGCGCCTCCGAGGAGGTTGAGATGGGCCCTCAAAAAGCTGGATGAGGACAAACTCCTGGCCTGCATCCATACGACCTGCTGACCCGACGAAGGCAGGACGTGTGATATCATCGATCCCAATGCCGAGGCAAATCGCCTCATGTCTGGGGTCGTCGACGCGTGCGCCGCGTCAATGCCCCTTGTCCCGGAAGGGTCGATGAGAAGAAGGACCTACTGGTGGGCGCCGAGAATCGCTGCCTTACGATCTGAATGCGCCCATCAGggtcgtcgtcttcgtcggGCTACCAGATGATTAGGACCGAACCACCCAGACACGCGGAATGAACGCCTAAACTATGGCGTGATGAGGACTCGCCTTGGCGCCAAGATAAGAGGCGCCAAGCGTCGGGCATGGGAAGAGTTTATCACCTCCCTCGACGAGAATCCCTGGAGGCGCCCGTACAAAACCGTCTTCAGGAAACTGAAGAAGTTGGGCGCCCCAGTGATAGACTCCCTGGACCCCCAGCATCTTGACGATATCGTCGAAACTCTGTTCCCCGATGACCCGTTAGAGCCAACCGGCGCATTGGCCTTAATGCCCGCGACCGGAGCGATCCCTGCCGGGTGGACAGAGGAAATGGTCACAGGGAGGGAGATGGAAGGGATTCTCGAGAGGCTACGGGAGAGCAAGGCTCCTGGGCCCGACGGAGTTCATCGAAGAATATGGAGGCTGACCTTCTATGAACTCGCGAGTGTCCTCAGTGGCTGTTTTCCGCGTGTCTGAAGAGGGGAGTGTTCCCGCAGCGATGGAAGAGGGCCAATTTCGTCCTTCTTCCAAAGGCGGGAAAAGACCCTCTCAGCCCTGGGGCATATCGGCCCATATGCCTGTTAGACGAGGCCGGCAAAATGTTGGAACGCATCATAGCCGGCCGTATAGTCAGGCATATGAAAGAGGTAGGACCTAAATGACCGGCAGTTTGGCTTCCGCGAGGGGAGATCTACGATCGACGCGACCTTGCGTCTAAGATCCCTCGCGGAAGGTCATAGTGAGAGGGGCGGGGTGTCACTTGCGGTGTTTCTGGACATCGCAAATGCATTCAATACCCTGTCCTGAGAGCGTATTCGGGAGGCCCTGAGAGATTTTGAAATCCCCGAGTACCTCCAGAGGATGGTCGGCGATTACCTCCGAGGCCGATATCTCCTTGCCCCGGGGCGGGACGGTCCGATGCAGGCCAGGCCTGTCACTAGGGGTGTTCCGCAGGGGTCAGTACTGGGCCCCCTGCTATGGAACATCGCTTACGACAAGGTCCTCACCGGCTGGCTCCCCCTAGGCTGCGACCTGGTGTGCTACGCTGACGACACCTTGGTCGTGGCTGGGGGGGGGCCAATTAGATGGAGGAGCGCAACACGGCGAGACTGGCGGTGATAGAGGTGGTGCGCCAAATAAAGGCGATCGAGCTGAAGGTCGCGCTCCAAAAAATCGAGGCCGTGTTCATGCACGACGGCTCTCATGGGGCACCACCGGAAACCCGACTGCCTCTGGGAAGAGACACCCTGCTATCTATGGGGCCGAGTTTTAAATATCTCGGCCTCCAGATAGACGGCACCTGGAGGTTCAGGGAGCACTTTGCTCTCCTGACCCCCAAAGTGGTCAAGGCCTCTGCGACGTTGGGCAATCTCCTGCCCATTCTCGGACGGTCTGGAGGCGTCGTCAGACGCCTCTGGTGCGGGACGGTCCAGGCCATGACCCTATATGGGGCCCCGGTCTGGGCCGAGAGGGTCATGGGAGATCGCGTATTGCGCGAAACGCTTAGAAGAATTCAACGTCCCATGGCCCTACGGGCGGCGCGGACATACCTCACCGTCTCGTACAGGGCGGTCACGATCCTGGCCGGCCTGCCCTCATAGGAGCTGGTGGCACGTTCCCACGCCGAAGTATATCGGCGGATGCGCCAGCTCCGGGAGGCAGTAAACAACATCCCCATCACGGCCGGGATCAAGCAACAATTAAGGTGCCAAGCCCGATGGCTCCTTCTGGTGAAGTGGAGACGCCATCTCACCGTCGAAGATACCCATATGGGTCAAAGGACCGTCGAGGCCATAGCTCCCCGTCTATCGGAATGGTTGACGGGGAGCCAGGGTGTCTTTTCCAGGATGACGCAGGTACTCACCGGACACGGCTGTTTCGGTGAGTACCTGTACAGGATTGGAAAACCACCTCTTGCCACCACTGCGAGGATGGGAGGGACACGGTGCAGCACACGTTGGACAGTTGTCCGGCGTGGGCAAATGAGTGCCGTGCCTTCACCGCAGTCATCGGTTTTGACCTCTTCCTCAGAGCGGTAGTCGCCGCAATGTTGGAGGAGGAGGTCAAATGGAGGGCGGTGGCCTTTTTCTGCGAGACGGTTATATCGCGGAAGGAGGctgccgagagagagagagagagcggcaCGTTGTGCGACAGCCTCGCCGACATCGTCGTCTCCCTGCGGGGCAGCCCGCTCTCCACCGGATTGCCGGCGGGAGGGCTATGCCGCCCCCGCCATCCCCACCCCCACCGCCTCGGAAAGGAAACGGATGACGGCAAGGGGGAGGAACGTAGCCCGGTGAAAAATCCACTGGGGTGCGAGTGCGTTCCTCCCCCCTTCTTACCACCTGCTGTCATCCGTTCAGGCGAAGGATGGACGGCCCCTCATAGATAGAGGGGCTGTATGACCTCGTCTCCCCTTGGTAAGGAGATAGGGAGAGTTCCGGGACCTAGACCTGGAACTGGAGGGACCGGAGATCGGGGTAGGGACCCTGATCTTCGGACCTCGCACCTCCCCTCATCTGGAAGGGAGGCGGGCTACGTGGAGAGGTGGTGTCCCTCCCATAGCCCGAAATAATTAACATCACACGGCCGGAAGTTGGAAAGCACAGTCAGCTCTCCGACTAAGCGGTGTCGGCCCTCACCTGGCCGGCACCGCGTGGATGACATAAATGTCGAGGGGGGGGGAGCGTGGAAGATTATGCCACTGGCAATGCTCATGTTCTTCTCGTCAATCGACCAGGCCGGACACCCGCAGGGGTTTTAATGGGTTAAAGTCCCACATAACCCGCCGACACTCCCTCCCACGGGCTAATGTAGGGTCGGCGGGTATGCATGATGCATTTCCCCTGcgttaacaaaaaaaaggcgGAAGTACTACTCGCTACCGCTCGCGTTTGCGTGGCGGATCCACGCGGTGTGTGGCACTCCGCTTGCGCGCTCATAGATCAAGGATCGGAGTCATCTCTCGTCTCCCGGAACCTGAGGAAATTACACTTACCGCGAGTACCCACGATCGCCGTGTTCGGTGTTGGCGGGTGGCAAACCAGCACATCCACTGGACGCGTGGGTCTTACACTGACTCCCCGCCATAACGGGCCGTCGCTCTCCTTCTCAGCATTCATCTTGCCGCAACTCACCATTTACTCCGGGACGCGCGCTGCTGGGTCTCGATCGTAGGAATACCTCCTTGGACTCGAACTCGCCAACCCAGACTTCCACGCCAGTGATCCGATCGACATCATCCTCGGCGCGGACGTCTACGCCGATATACTCCTTCCCAGTCTGAAAAAGGGAAAAGCGCTAGAGCCCATCGCACAAAACACGCGCCTCGGCTGGATATTCTCCAGCTTGGTGACGAAATCGCCTCCGACAGGCCGCTGCACTCGCACCAGTGCCTAATAGAGCATCCCTGCATCCTATCCAAGGGATCCGCACCTATAACATATGTGCCCCATGAACACAGTCGAGGCGTACCCGGACCCAATGTGCCCTATCACAAGCAACTGTGTAAAAGAGGCAAACTCCTCCACGTCTATCACTTCGGTGGTGTCGGAAGTGACCTCCACCATCTCCACCTCCACTGCCTTTGGCGGAGCGAGCTCTCCCTCCGGAGCGGAGGCAGCCACCACGGCTTTATCTGCGAACCCAGCGGGGAAGGTCTACGACATCGCGTTGCGCAATTCCCCCCTCCCCAACTAGATCCCTCCCTTGGTTGGAGGAGATGCTGCCACCTCCACTTCCTTGGTGGCAATCCTGCCGTCACCAGCTCCCCTGGTCATGAGAAAGGCCGCCCTTAAGAAAGGTCTCATTTTCTCGGCGAACTTCCTTCCCCTCGGCAATCATTACCCAAAAGCACTCCTTCAGGAATTAGCTGTAGCCATCAAGAATGACTGCCGCGGTGTGGAGGTGCTCCAACATCTGGAGACATCTCTCGCAATCTCCTCGGCAGTCATTCATCCACTCTTCAGCCCGGTCGACAATGGCTCTCGCCTTGCCGACCGAAGACTGGAAAGCTTCTCCGTCTGTCAACTCCCCCGTCTCGACCAAGGCCTCAGCAAAGGAGTCAAATTGCGTCATAACGGCGAACGCCAGTTCCCCTAAGGACCCTGCCGGCAAATCGCTAGGTGGCCCATTGCATGATGACGACCCGGAGGGGGCTGGGACAATAGCCCCTCCGTGCCATTGCTCGGTATCCGAAGCCAAGCacttctttatattttgcttCGGCATTCATCTTTCGTCGAGGCACTCTTGGCACCCCTCCACATCACCCGGGGGTTGTGAGTCCTAAGACCCGACAACCACACCGGGATCACCTTCGGGGTGAGCCCTCTTACCACGTCAAGGTAGTGCGTCATTGGGGGGGCGGTTGTATACCTGCGAACCGAGACGGAAGATGGTCAAGTGGAGGTAAGGTTAGTGGCTATCCGAAATAAAGTTGAGCCTTTAAAACAGATTACCTTACCACGCCTTAAACTGTGCAACGCCACGCTACTGGCACGACTCGTGCACATCTCCAAGGCGTACTCTAGCTCGCAACCCCAACGAGCCACCTGTGGTCCGACTCAATTGTAGCGCTAGAATGGAACGAGGACACCCGGCCAACTGGAGGACCAACGTGGCGAACAGGGTCAGCGAGATTCAACCCCACTGCCGGAAGCAAACTGGCACCACGTCCCGGATCGACACAACCCCGCAGACTGCGCCTCTCGTGGGTTATCCCCTGCGGAGTTACCAAACCATCAGCTCTGGTGGGACGGCCCTCGGTGGCTGCATGAGCCTCCAGTACAATGGCTGTCGACCTCGGTCAACCCCGCCGATACTGACCTGCCCGAGCGACGATCACACTATCACCTGGCAGCCGCATCCAAGGCTGTCGTGGAAGAGCCGGAGTTGCTGACCTCTTGCTCGGACCTGCACCGACTACTGAGGGTGACAGCCTGGTGCCGTCGCTGGTTACTCCAAGTCTCCAACCGACGGACGAACGAACTTCGTCGAGAGCCGGCCATAAGCCCGCTGGGCGTCCAACACCGACGAAACGCAGCGGTGTTGGATCCGGATCGTCTAAGCTGCTCACTAAAACAGGGAAATAACAGCTCTGAACAAAGGCGCTTCAACACCTGCTAGCAACTCCACCTCTAATCTGGGACCTTACCTCAACG is a window from the Anoplolepis gracilipes chromosome 17, ASM4749672v1, whole genome shotgun sequence genome containing:
- the LOC140675348 gene encoding uncharacterized protein; protein product: MEERNTARLAVIEVVRQIKAIELKVALQKIEAVFMHDGSHGAPPETRLPLGRDTLLSMGPSFKYLGLQIDGTWRFREHFALLTPKVVKASATLGNLLPILGRSGGVVRRLWCGTVQAMTLYGAPVWAERVMGDRVLRETLRRIQRPMALRAARTYLTVSYRAVTILAGLPS